From a region of the Pan paniscus chromosome 19, NHGRI_mPanPan1-v2.0_pri, whole genome shotgun sequence genome:
- the LOC117976655 gene encoding uncharacterized protein LOC117976655, giving the protein MGPCRWETDFPLSCSPSGGSWPKRVASGVLLHTALEGEVGTSIFPTLLADAPTASTRDARASVGPAPAARAGSVYSCRSPARKPDYEAAASRAPPQVPTRFPPGLRTELAPLKAEARAPLLDRSCSSAGAAGRHVGGHVGGLSTARRRLRAQPRPSPGRAVRACAAGGASCPPQRGGAGDLPPTQTPPASLPPLPTSLHPRPAPASLLPPPTSLHPRPAPASLLPPPTSLPPRSRRPPSHPRPPPPSLGARDRLGTLGPRPST; this is encoded by the coding sequence ATGGGCCCGTGCAGGTGGGAAACCGATTTTCCTCTCAGCTGCTCGCCCTCCGGAGGCAGCTGGCCCAAAAGAGTGGCATCGGGCGTCCTCCTCCACACAGCCTTAGAGGGGGAGGTCGGCACCAGCATCTTTCCCACGCTCCTGGCAGATGCGCCCACGGCTTCTACCCGGGATGCCCGAGCGTCAGTCGGGCCAGCGCCAGCCGCGCGCGCCGGAAGCGTTTACTCGTGCAGATCCCCGGCGCGGAAGCCCGACTACGAAGCTGCGGCATCGCGGGCGCCGCCTCAGGTCCCCACCCGCTTCCCCCCGGGTTTGCGGACGGAGCTGGCGCCTCTGAAGGCGGAGGCGAGGGCCCCGCTCCTTGACCGTTCTTGCTCCTCCGCGGGAGCCGCCGGCCGTCACGTGGGAGGTCACGTGGGTGGCCTGTCAACTGCTCGGAGACGCCTTCGCGCGCAGCCCCGGCCCTCACCGGGGCGCGCAGTCCGAGCATGCGCAGCAGGAGGCGCGAGTTGTCCTCCACAGCGCGGCGGGGCGGGAGACCTCCCTCCCACCCAGACCCCGCCGgcttccctcccacccctgccgACCTCCCTCCACCCCCGGCCCGCGCCGGCCTCCCTCCTACCCCCGCCGACCTCCCTCCACCCCCGGCCCGCGCCGGCCTCCCTCCTACCCCCGCCGACCTCCCTCCCACCCCGATCCCGCcggcctccctcccacccccggCCGCCGCCGCCCTCCCTCGGCGCTCGGGACAGGCTCGGGACGCTGGGGCCGCGTCCGAGCACGTGA